From Plasmodium chabaudi chabaudi strain AS genome assembly, chromosome: 12, the proteins below share one genomic window:
- a CDS encoding heptatricopeptide repeat-containing protein, putative (term=annotation;date=20180816;qualifier=removed_product=conserved Plasmodium protein, unknown function;qualifier=added_product=heptatricopeptide repeat-containing protein, putative;qualifier=added_literature=pmid:30102371;curatorName=ucb@sanger.ac.uk) — MKRVYFLKIIKCELIPSIKNNNKGHYFYSTVKRRFGELYQPKTRYEKKKHLEIINEVYFDMTDAMNEKNKLEIEEYKNIDKNISEIILNHTISKKNEVIRNIMKYCIEISSKEKKGKSEKATHLNHNSNHNSNHNSNHNNNRNDEPSDTAKHYGGINKKHEFEEDILNVIKTSVMEYSSQFNSCDIGILLKCFIKIKVDDINLINTLFHYFFKRNMKFSQYGSLYVLNAFAKFNLLPKHENYFKLLSSHILQKLDKFDFKNIPLICNYSSSLYSYDKEYITSFIEQVCNFLISNKYIIICAEDNKIESDNITPSLNNSTSNINQLEQLWSVDSIHYVTNALARVNYLKKNLFFFFKTLIEKKVVFFSIDQLVSLTNAFSKFKNAEEANFLSLYLLIAEQIINKSYLLKPRHLSVLANSFNNACILHQKLFQVISENSLAQINLFEPKQIIMIIHSYVNIGLGNNILLKSIWNYAILYINEYTIQELSMLLQAYTKSSQYIEHFINQLSQKISHFFKNTYPFLFENYNNILYDHQKYINLSIEFKNNQKNISTNITDKHASLSFYLIYNYPNYINFIDTLKNNKTKKNNLNGANTLLDEYKSDNLVTDLEKNDEIENVNTSQNSQCTFNSFQTHPETIDNIQIDNTYSNEIDTINYFLDIEKAEKYLIKHMSKHTNSTLVCSIIYSLIKGNCLLEYELLISLSKFAIIYLKNFKYSELANVCSALSLAYVRSSEENNKQVELISQFSKKNMNATILEGSYEENSHLTTTQTYNDQIYNLSKEFLNISKTFFDHVEIYLLKKTNTFTDVYSIYKFITSFGELRMNKYSNVSLHLFKLYIMDIKNLSYLPLQKITDSFMQMNVYNEDIYAFIKKIQKMKKKK; from the exons atgaaaagagtgtattttttaaaaataataaaatgcgAACTAATTCcaagtataaaaaataacaacaaAGGGCACTACTTTTATAGCACAGTAAAAAGACGGTTTGGAGAATTATATCAACCAAAAACCagatatgaaaaaaaaaaacatttagaAATCATTAATGAAGTTTATTTTGATATGACTGATGCTatgaatgaaaaaaataaattagaaatagaagaatataaaaatatcgataaaaatatttctgaaattatattaaatcatactatatcaaaaaaaaatgaagtcATTCGAAATATTATGAAGTATTGCATAGAAATTAGCTCTAAAGAGAAAAAAGGAAAGTCGGAAAAAGCCACACACCTCAACCATAATAGTAACCATAATAGTAACCATAATAGTAACCATAATAACAACCGTAATGACGAGCCGAGTGATACAGCAAAACATTATGGAggcataaataaaaaacacgAATTTGAAGAAGACATTTtaaatgttataaaaacGAGTGTAATGGAATATAGTAGCCAATTTAATTCCTGTGATATTGGAATTTTactaaaatgttttattaaaattaaagttgatgatataaatcttattaatactttatttcattatttttttaaaagaaatatgaaATTCTCACAGTATGGatcattatatgtattaaatgCATTTgcaaaatttaatttattaccaaagcatgaaaattattttaaattattatcttcaCATATATTACAAAAGCTAGACAAAtttgattttaaaaatattcctttaatatgtaattattcttcttctttatattcatatgaCAAAGAATACATAACTAGCTTTATTGAGCAAGtttgcaattttttaatatcaaataaatatattattatatgtgcagaagataataaaatcgAATCAGACAACATAACTCCCAGCCTTAACAATTCTACTTCTAACATAAATCAACTTGAACAACTTTGGTCTGTTGATTCAATACATTATGTTACGAATGCATTAGCTAGagttaattatttaaaaaaaaatttatttttttttttcaaaaccttaatagaaaaaaaagtagtttttttttcaatagaTCAATTAGTATCTCTAACCAATGCATTTagtaaatttaaaaatgcagAAGAAGCaaattttttgtctttatatttattaatagctgaacaaattataaataaatcatatttACTTAAACCTAGACACTTAAGTGTTTTAGCTAACTCATTCAATAATGCATGCATACTACACCAAAAACTTTTTCAAGTCATATCAGAAAATAGCTTAGCACAAATAAACTTATTTGAACccaaacaaataattatgattatacattcttatgtaaatataggactaggaaataatatattacttaAATCTATTTGGAATTAtgcaattttatatataaatgaatatacaaTACAAGAACTATCTATGCTATTACAAGCATATACTAAAAGTTCGCAATATATTGAACATTTTATAAACCAATTAAGTCAAAAAATTTCTCACTTCTTTAAAAACAcatatccatttttatttgaaaactATAACAACATACTATATGAtcatcaaaaatatattaatttatctatagaatttaaaaataatcaaaaaaatatttccacAAACATAACAGACAAACATGCTTCTTTATCTTTTTatctaatatataattatccaaattatattaattttatagacacactaaaaaataataaaacaaaaaaaaataacctTAACGGTGCTAACACACTGCTAgatgaatataaaagtgATAATTTAGTAACTGAtcttgaaaaaaatgatgagaTAGAAAATGTTAATACCTCCCAAAATTCACAATGCACCTTTAACTCATTTCAAACACATCCTGAAACTATCGATAACATTCAAATTGATAACACTTATTCAAATGAAATAGATACAATTAACTACTTTTTAGATATTGAAAAAgctgaaaaatatttaatcaaGCATATGAGTAAGCATACTAATTCAACTTTAGTTTGttcaataatatattcacTAATTAAAGGAAATTGCTTATTAGAATATGAACTATTAATTTCTTTATCTAAATTCgcaattatttatttgaaaaattttaaatattctgaACTAGCCAATGTATGCTCTGCATTATCACTTGCTTATGTTCGTTCATccgaagaaaataataaacaagtCGAATTAATATCacaattttcaaaaaaaaatatgaatgctACCATCTTAGAGGGTTCATATGAGGAAAATTCACACCTTACCACCACACAAACATATAATgatcaaatttataatttatctaaagaatttttaaatatttcaaaaacattttttgatcatgttgaaatttatttattaaaaaaaacaaatacatTCACAGATGtttatagtatatataaatttataacatCATTCGGAGAATTAAGgatgaataaatattctaATGTATCACTACATTTGTttaagttatatataatggatattaaaaatttatcatatttgcCTCTTCAAAAAAtc aCGGACTCATTTATGCAAATGAATGTCTACAACGAAGATATTTATgcattcataaaaaaaatacaaaaaatgaagaaaaaaaaatga